One Pseudomonas sp. B21_DOA genomic window, GGAGGAGTGGGTACGTACAACTATTGAGAGCACGCTCGACCGTTATGAAGAAGACCTGACCCGTGTCGAAGTCCACCTCAGCGACGAGAACGGCGAGAAACCAGGTCCCCATGACTTGCGCTGCCAACTGGAAGCGCGGCCAAAAGGCCACCAACCGATTTCCGTGACCCACAAAGCCGATTCGCTGGAACAGGCGATCGACGGTGCTGCCGAAAAACTCGAGCACGCACTGGATCATCTGTTCGGCAAACTGCGAGGTAAACCACGCGCCGCTGTAGTGCCATTTAGCGGCAAAGCCAACGACAAGCTGTTGGCGGAAGAATTCGACGAGAACGAACAGGCAGCGATCAACAGTTGATGCGCTGATTTCACAAGTGACTAAGGAGAACGGGCCTGCTGATGCAGGCCCGTTTTTTCGCATGGGGAGAAGGCTTCAGAGTCTGTTCAGAACGCCACCGACGTCTGCACATAAACCGTCCGCGGCTCACCCACGTACTTGCCCTTGTTGTTGTCATCGAACGAGCGTGTGAAGTACTGCGTGTTGAAGATGTTCTTCACGCCCACCGCCACATTCAAATCCGACAGTTGCGGTCCGAAGTCATACCCGGCGCGGCTGCTGAACAGCATGTAGCCGGGGATCTTGCCGGTGCTGCCATCGGCGCTTTCTTTCGAAGTGTTGGCGTTGTCGGCGAACTGGTCGCTCTGGAAGCTGCTGTCCAGATTCAGCTTCCATGGCCCTTCGGTATAACCGACGCCAATCGTGCCTTTGTGCTTGGAGGAAAACGGCACGCGGTTGCCTTTGTTCGGCCCGTCCTCGCGGATGGTTGCGTCGACATAGGCATAACTGGCGTAGACATCGAAACCGGCCAGCGCCGGGCTCAAGTCGTCGAGCGCGTAATTGACGCTGGTCTCGATGCCCTGATGGCGGGTTTCGCCGCGAGCGATCACCGAGTCGTTGGTCTGGTTGCTTTCGTACTGGTTGTCGAAGTTGATCAGGAATGCGCCGATTTCCGCGCGCAGGGCACCGTTGTCATAGCGCGTGCCGAGTTCCCAGGTGCGGGCCTTTTCCGGTTTCACTTCGCCGCTGCTCACGCGATTGGGCATCTGGCTGTATTGCACGCTGCCGAACGAGCCTTCGGTGTTGGCATACAGGTTCCAGCTGTCGGTGAGGTGATAAAGCACGTTCAGCGCCGGCAGCGCGGTGTTGTAGTCGCCCTTGTATTTGACGTTGGTCAGGTTGTTGGTCTGTTGCGACTCGATCATCTCGTAGCGCACGCCCGGAGTGATGGTCCATTTGCCGATGTCGATGCGGTCATCGACGAAGAATGCGTTGGCCTCGGTACCACCGCGAGTGTCGCGGTCGTTGCGGCTGCTGGTGGTCGGGTATTCGTTGGCGCTGATCGGCGTGCGATAGCGCAGTTCGTGGCCGGCCTCGTTGATGTAGCGGTAACCGACGCCGACTTCGTGGCTGCTCGGACCGACATCGAAGCCTTGGGCGAAACGGGTTTCCAGACCACGCACCCAGTACTCGCGCGGCGATAGCGACAGGAATGTGCCCTGATCCAGATAACCGCTGCGCAGGGTTTTGGTGAAGAAGGTGTTGGCGGTGAACTCGCGGCGGTCTTCCTGATAGCGATAGCCGACGTTGAACATCGTCCGGCGCCCCCAGAACTGGTCTTTCGGCCGCGTCGACTGATACGGATCGGCATCGTAATCGGCGACGTTGAGACCGCCGGGCATGTCGGCCTTGCCTTCGTAATACTGGGCCATGGCGTTGAAGCTGTTGGCGTCGTCGAGCTGGTATTTGCCCTTGAGGATCAGGTCGTCGATCTCGGTATCGCTGTGTTCACGCCAGTCACCGCCACGGGTGCCGGAGTACAACAGCGCACCACCGAGGCCGTTGGCGTTGGTGCCGCCGGCCAGCAGATTGGCGCTGGTCTTGAAACCGTCGTGGCTCGACGATGGGCTGGTTTCAGTCTGGAAACCACCTTTGACTGTTGGCTCGTCGGGAATCGCCCGGGTCACAAAGTTGACCACGCCGCCGACGTTCTGCGGGCCGTAACGCACCGCGCCGCCGCCACGCACCACGTCCACGGCATCCATGTTGCCCATGCTGATCGGCGCGAACGACAACTGCGGCTGACCATAGGGCGCGAAAGGCACCGGGATGCCGTCCATCAATACGGTCGAGCGTGCGGCCAGGCGCGGATTCAAACCACGAATGCCGAAATTCAGTGCCATGTCATGGCTACCGGTGCCGTTGTTCTCCGGCGCATTCACACCGGGGATGCGGTTAAGTACGTCGCGGGCCTGGGTCGCGCCCTGCCGTTCGAACTCTTCGCGGCGGATCACATCACGCGCGCCGGGGTGTTCGAAGACATTGATCTGCGCCGCGTCGCCGAGCCAGTCGCCGACCACGGTCGAGGTGCCCAGCTCCAGCGCCGCGTCAGCCAGCGGTTGCAGGCTGAAGGCGTTGTCACCCTCGGCTCGGGCTTGCAGGCCGGTGCCTTCGAGCAAGGCATCGAGGCCTTGTTGCGCGGTGTAGTTGCCTTCCAGACCACGGCTCTGCACACCGCTGGTGACTTGCGAGCCAAAGGAAATCAGCACGCCGGCTTCACGGCCAAACTGGTTGAGCGCGGTTTCCAGTGGCGCCGGGGCGATGTGATAAACCTTGGCCTCGGCGCCCAACGCGGCGGGCAGGGCGGTGAAACTCAGGCTGGCGCCGAGCAGAAGATTGCGCAGGCTGCGGGCCAGTGGCGTAAGGCGGGTGGGCTGCATGTGGATGATCCTGAGAAGGTGGAATCAAGGGGCTTTCCTTCTCTGTCACGCCAGATCTGAAAAACGGCTCATGGTTGTGGCGTTTTTTACACCCGCGCTTCGACGCTCACCCAATAACGGGTAAAGCGCTTCACTCTGACCGGCAGACTGATCTGCAACAGGTCAAGAATCCGCTCACTGTCATCCAGCGGATACGTCCCGGAAATCAACAGATCGGCGACCTGACTGTCGCACCGTAGTTGTCCGCGCCGGTAGCGGCCAAGCTCTTCGAGGAAATCGCCGAGGCGCATATGGGCGGCGACCAGCATGCCGTCAGTCCAGGCGCCGCTGTTGGCGTCCAGCGGCCTGGATTCGCTGACGGCGCTGGCGGTAAAACTCAACTGCCGCGCGACCGGCAGTAGCACGGGCGCGCGCTGGCTGGCGGTGAGTTCGACTCGTCCTTCGAACAGCGCGATCTGCGTGCGCTCGGCAAATTGCCGCACATTGAGGCGCGCACCTTGGGTTCTCAGCACGCCGTGTGCCGTGCGTATTTCGAACGGATTTGCAGCGCTCAACAGCATTTCGCCCTCGAGCAGACGAATCAACCGATGCGCACCATCCACATCAACCGAGCTGGCGGTATTGAGCTGCAACGAATCGGCGCCACTCAGGGCAATCTTGCGCCGCTGTCCGACCGGCGTGCGGTAATCGGCGAGCAGCGACGGCAGCGGCGTGTGCTCGCGCAGGCCCCAGGTCGCCGCTGAGCCGGCACCGAGAATCAGCAACAGTTTCAGCGCCTGACGGCGACTGCTCGACTTCGGCCCGTTCAGCGCGGCGTGGGCCAACGGCGAGGAAACACCACGCAGACGCTGATTGACCCGCTGCATGTGTTCCCACGCCCGGCGGTGTTCGCTGTGTGCGTCCAGCCACTGTTGCCAGGCTTGTTGCTGGCGCGGGGTGAGCGTGCCCTGCTGCATTTCCAGCTGCCAGTGCACCGCCTGTTCGGCGACCTGCGCGGAAAATTCCGGCACACGATTCATAACGCGAAATAGCAGCGCATGGCCGCTTTGTTCAAATGGCGTTTGACCGTGGCCACGGAAATACCCAGTTCGGCGGCGATCTGTGGATAAGTCAGACCATCGACCTGAGCGAGCAGGAAAGCGCGTTTGATCTGGCGCGGCAAGCCGTCGAGCATTTCATCGAGTTCGACCAGTGTCTGCAGGATGATCGCTTTGTGCTCTTCCGACGGCGCGATCATTTCCGGCATCTGCGCCAGGGTTTCGAGGTAGGCGCGTTCCAGATCCTGGCGCCGGTAATGATTGAACAGCACGCGCTTGGCCAGCGTGGTGAGAAAGGCGCGCGGTTCGATGATCACCGGTGGCTCGCGGGCGGTCAGCACCTTGATGAACGTGTCCTGGGCCAGATCCGCCGCGCTGTCCGGACAGCCGAGCTTGCGCCGCAGCCAGCCGGTGAGCCAACTGTGATGGGCGTTGTAGAGCGATTCGACGGGATGGGCGGGCGGCAACGAAATCACTCCGGACGCAAAACCTGCGTAGAGAACGTACGTTAGAGAACAAGAACGGTTCGCATTGTAGGGGTTGGCGACCGTGTCCGGCAATCAGATGCTTTTGCGTATGAGAATATTTATCATTAATATTGCTCGCCTGTAGATTCGGCTTGTCGGCCGAATGTTTTTCGTTTCAGGGTCGAAACATGAAAGGCAAACTCGTAACCCTTCCCATGTCCTATCGTCTGGCCGTCACTTCGCGAGTGCTGGCGGCGATTTTCGGCGGCTATCTGGTGGCGGCACTGGCCAGTGTCACCCTGACGTTGTGGTTGCCGCTGAACCGCGCCGAAGCGGTGGTCACAGGCATGACTGTGTCCTTTCTGGTCTATCTGGTTGCCGTGCTCTGGTGCTTTGCCTGCCGCAGCGCGTGGTCGGCGTGGGTCGGCTTGTTGGTGCCGAGCGTGATCCTCGCCACCATTTCCGGTGCCGCGCGCGGTCTGGGGCTGGCATGAAAGAAGGTTTCCGCCAGGCAATGGCGTGGCTGCACACCTGGGCCGGGCTAGTGTTCGGCTGGTTGTTGTTCGCGATTTTCCTGACGGGAACACTCGCCTACTTCAAAGACGAAATCAGCCACTGGATGCAGCCGGAAATTGCGGCGCATCCACTCGATGCCGAAGCGAGCCTGACGCTCGCGCAAAACTATCTGCAGCAACACGCCGCCGGTGCCTCGCGCTGGCTGATCGATTTGCCCGATGCCCGCGATCCCGGTCTGACCGTGCGCTGGCAACAGGCGCCGAGCAAACCCGGCGAGCGCGGCCGCTTCGAATCCCGAACTCTCGATGCTCAGACTGGAGCCGAAGTCCAAGGCCGCGAAAGCATGGGCGGCGAGTTCTTCTACCGCTTTCACTTCCAGTTGCAGATGCCTTATCCGTGGGGCCGCTGGCTGGCGACCATCGCTGCGATGGTGATGTTCGTCGCGTTGATCAGCGGCATCATCACACACAAGAAAATCTTCAAGGACTTCTTCACTTTTCGCCCGCGCAAGGGCCAGCGTTCCTGGCTCGACGGGCATAACGCGGTGGGCGTGCTGGTGCTGCCGTTTCACTTGATGATCACCTACAGCAGCCTGGTGATTTTCATGTCGATGGTCATGCCCGCCAGCATCGTCGCCTCTTACGGCAGCGACGTGCGCAAGTTCTACGACGAAGTCTTTCCCGCCTCGAAGACGCCCGAGCGCGCCGCTATTGCCGCGCCGTTGAGCGCCATGGCGCCGTTGCTGGCGAAGGCCAGCGAGCAATGGTCGGGCGGCCACACGGCGCGGCTGTCGGTGAGCAATCCGGGCGATGCCAGCGCCACGGTGGTGCTGTCCCGCGCGGGCGATCGGGTGGTGCATGATTTCGGCCGGGCGGTGACCTTCAACGGCGTCACCGGGCAGCTTCTGAGCAGCACCCCGATCAGCCCATGGCGATGGCGGTGGGTGGCGCGTTTTACGGTTTGCACATGGGCCATTTCGCCGGGCCGCTGTTGCGCTGGCTGTATTTCCTTTGCGGACTGGCCGGCACGGCAATGATCGGCACCGGGCTGGTGATCTGGCTCGGCAAGCGACAGCTCAAGCACGCTAAAAGTGCGGCGATGCCGTTCGAATTGCGTCTGGTCGAAGTGCTGAATATCGCCAGCATGGCCGGGCTGTTGTCGGCGGTGGCGGTGTTCTTTCTGGCCAATCGATTGTTGCCGGTGAGTCTGGCGGGGCGGGCCGACTGGGAAGTGAACGCGTTCTTCATAGTCTGGGGCCTGAGCGTGGTGCACGCGGTATTGCGTCCGGGACGCAAGGCGTGGATCGAACAGCTGACGGTCGGCGCAGCACTGTTTATCGCGGTGCCGCTGATCAATGCGCTGACCACACCGTGGAATCTTGGCGCCAGCCTGATGCAGCGCGACTGGGCACTGGCCGGATTTGATCTGACTTGTCTGGCAACGGGGCTTTTTCTTGGCTGGGCTGCGCGCAAGATGCAGCGTACGGGCAACCACGCCAGCGTTCGCCAAGTAGGTTCTTCGCCTCGCTCGATCACTGTCGAACAGGGTGCCAACTGATGCTGCTGGCCCTGTTGCTCACCTACGCCGGCTTCACAGCATTGTGCCTGTCGATGCCGCGTCATCACGCCGAATTGCTCGGCGCCAAACCGTCGACGCGCCGCCGTCAGGGTCTCGCGTTGGCGGGATGGTTGTTGCTGGCGCTTTCGCTGTGGGCGGCGGTGGCGGCCGGTGGCTGGAGTTTCGGTCTGGTCGACTGGTTTGCAGTGCTGATGCTCAGCGCTTTGGCACTGGTACTGTTGCTGCCTTATCGCCCGCGTCTGGCGTTGGCGCTGGCCGGGTTGAGCTTGTTGGCCAGCCCGGTTGCAGCCTGGGCGCTGTGCTGAAGTGCTGAACGGTCTGCCGCCGGAATCGCGCGACGATGAAGCGCGTGGCGCGCGTGCGCATTTTCTCCAGGTGTTTCTGTCCCAGCGTGCGCAAATGGAGGCGCTGGTGAACCGCCGCGTCGGTTGTCGGGCGACGGCGGCGGATCTGGTCCAGGATCTGTTTTTGCGCTTCTGGCGGCGGCCGCTGGTCCAGGTCGAAGAGCTCAGCACTTATCTGCTGCGCTGCGCCGGCAATATCGCCATCGACCATCTGCGCAGTGAAGGCACGCGCACGCGCGTCAATGAAGGCTGGCAGCCGGACGAACCCGACAGCCATGGCAGCGAACCCCAGGCCGCACTCGAAGCGGGCAATGATCTGCGTCACGTCGAAGCAGCGTTGCGCGCCTTGCCCGAGCGTACCCGGCAGATCTTTCTGCTCAATCGCATTCACGGGCGCAAGTACGCGGAAATCGCCAAGGCCATGGGCCTGTCCCAAAGTGCCGTGGAAAAACATATGATGCGCGCCCTCGAGGCCTGCAAGGCCAGCCTGCGCGATCCCGCGCCACGCCTGCCAGGGAAAGCACCGTGAAGCCATCAAACCCGATCACGCCGACACCGGCCCAGGAGCAGGCCGCGCTGGCCTGGCTGAGCCTGCTGCATGACCGCCCGAGCACTGGCGATCAACTGACCTTCAGCCAATGGCTGCGCGCCGACCCCGCCCATGCCGAAGCGTATGCGCAGGCGCAGGTGATCTGGGAACTCAGCGAAGCCCCGGCGCGCATGTTGGCCGAGGAAGATGCGCTCGCGCTGCAAGGTTATCTGCAGGCGATGGACGCCCCGCGTCGCTCGCCGACGTGGCGTTGGTCAGGCGCGCTGGCGCTGGCCGCGTGTCTACTGTTGATGGTCAGCCTCGGCACAGGGTGGCAGGCGCAGCGCTGGCTCGACGATCTGCGCGCCGATCATGTCTCGGCGCCCGGTGAAATTCGCACGGTGACTCTGGCCGATCAGTCGCAAGTGACACTGGATGCCGATAGTGCGATTGCTGTGGATTTCAGCCACGGTCAGCGCCGTGTGCAATTGATTCGTGGCGCTGCTTTCTTCAGCGTCACTCACACCGGCGATCCGTTTGTGGTGGCGGCGGAGCAGGGCGAGGCGCGGGTGCTGGGTACCCAGTTTGAAGTACGCCGACAACCTCATGGCGCGCAAGTGACGGTATTGTCCGGACGTGTCGCGGTGACGGCGGACGAGCATGGCCAACAACAGATTCTCACGGCCGGCCAGCAAGTTGCCTACGCCGACGGCACGGCGGAAAAAATGCATGCCGTGGACAGTGAAGCGCAACTGGCCTGGCGTCAGGGCTGGCTGACTTACTACAGGACCGCGCTGGCCGATGTCGTTGAGGATCTGCGTCGGTATTACCCGGGGCGGATTGTGCTGCTCAACGATGAACTGGCGGCGCGCAAGGTCAGCGGCAGCTTTCCGAGCAAGGACCCGCAGGCGGTGCTCAATTCGCTGCAAGGGGTATTGGGATTTGAGCAGCATCGGGTGTTGGGGCAACTGATTATTCTGCGCTGAGGCTGCCGGCCTCTTCGCGAGCAGGCTCGCTCCCACAGGGAACGCATTCCAAGGTGGGAGCGAGCCTGCTCGCGAAGGCGTCACTCCAGGCAACAAATCCTCCAAAAAATATTTTCAATTTAAAGGTGAGGTAACCCCGAGCCCCATCCGTGTAGTGACTGAAACTGCGAGCCATTCGCATCCGTTGCGGTTCTACACAGGTCATTGAGCAATGAAGTCCAGGGCAAAATCCGGTTCGGTCAAACAGTGGTTAAGCGTGTCGGCGTTGAGTTTTTCCTCATTGGCATTGCTGCCGATGAATATCGCGCTGGCGGCAGAAGCGGTGAGCAATCAGGCGCAACAGCAATTCAATTTTGCCCTCACCGCCAAACCGTTGCCGCAGGCCCTGAGCGACTTCAGCCGCGTGACCGGGCAGAGCGTGGTCTACACCGACGAAGCGCCGTACGGCCTCGATGCTCCGGCAGTCAACGGCCGGATGAGTGCCGAGCAGGCCTTGCAACGGTTGCTCGGCAACTCCGGCCTGCGCTTTCGCCGCACCGACAGTCATACCTTGGCGCTGGAACCGATGCCGACCGCAGGCGCGCTCAATCTCGGCGCCACCACCATCACGTCCACGCGCGACGAATCGCTGAGTTATCAGCCGCCGGAAACCAGTTCGGTGATGCGCTCATCGGCGTCGCTGCAAGAGATTCCGCAGACGGTCAATGTCATCCCGGCGCAGGTCATTCGCGATCAGGCGCCGCGCAATCTCGAC contains:
- a CDS encoding sigma-70 family RNA polymerase sigma factor, which encodes MPPAHPVESLYNAHHSWLTGWLRRKLGCPDSAADLAQDTFIKVLTAREPPVIIEPRAFLTTLAKRVLFNHYRRQDLERAYLETLAQMPEMIAPSEEHKAIILQTLVELDEMLDGLPRQIKRAFLLAQVDGLTYPQIAAELGISVATVKRHLNKAAMRCYFAL
- a CDS encoding FecR family protein, with the protein product MKPSNPITPTPAQEQAALAWLSLLHDRPSTGDQLTFSQWLRADPAHAEAYAQAQVIWELSEAPARMLAEEDALALQGYLQAMDAPRRSPTWRWSGALALAACLLLMVSLGTGWQAQRWLDDLRADHVSAPGEIRTVTLADQSQVTLDADSAIAVDFSHGQRRVQLIRGAAFFSVTHTGDPFVVAAEQGEARVLGTQFEVRRQPHGAQVTVLSGRVAVTADEHGQQQILTAGQQVAYADGTAEKMHAVDSEAQLAWRQGWLTYYRTALADVVEDLRRYYPGRIVLLNDELAARKVSGSFPSKDPQAVLNSLQGVLGFEQHRVLGQLIILR
- a CDS encoding HPF/RaiA family ribosome-associated protein, with protein sequence MQIQVNSDNHIQSSKRLEEWVRTTIESTLDRYEEDLTRVEVHLSDENGEKPGPHDLRCQLEARPKGHQPISVTHKADSLEQAIDGAAEKLEHALDHLFGKLRGKPRAAVVPFSGKANDKLLAEEFDENEQAAINS
- a CDS encoding DUF3649 domain-containing protein produces the protein MKGKLVTLPMSYRLAVTSRVLAAIFGGYLVAALASVTLTLWLPLNRAEAVVTGMTVSFLVYLVAVLWCFACRSAWSAWVGLLVPSVILATISGAARGLGLA
- a CDS encoding DUF3325 domain-containing protein, which gives rise to MLLALLLTYAGFTALCLSMPRHHAELLGAKPSTRRRQGLALAGWLLLALSLWAAVAAGGWSFGLVDWFAVLMLSALALVLLLPYRPRLALALAGLSLLASPVAAWALC
- a CDS encoding DUF4880 domain-containing protein, whose translation is MNRVPEFSAQVAEQAVHWQLEMQQGTLTPRQQQAWQQWLDAHSEHRRAWEHMQRVNQRLRGVSSPLAHAALNGPKSSSRRQALKLLLILGAGSAATWGLREHTPLPSLLADYRTPVGQRRKIALSGADSLQLNTASSVDVDGAHRLIRLLEGEMLLSAANPFEIRTAHGVLRTQGARLNVRQFAERTQIALFEGRVELTASQRAPVLLPVARQLSFTASAVSESRPLDANSGAWTDGMLVAAHMRLGDFLEELGRYRRGQLRCDSQVADLLISGTYPLDDSERILDLLQISLPVRVKRFTRYWVSVEARV
- a CDS encoding RNA polymerase sigma factor yields the protein MNGLPPESRDDEARGARAHFLQVFLSQRAQMEALVNRRVGCRATAADLVQDLFLRFWRRPLVQVEELSTYLLRCAGNIAIDHLRSEGTRTRVNEGWQPDEPDSHGSEPQAALEAGNDLRHVEAALRALPERTRQIFLLNRIHGRKYAEIAKAMGLSQSAVEKHMMRALEACKASLRDPAPRLPGKAP
- a CDS encoding TonB-dependent receptor family protein — translated: MQPTRLTPLARSLRNLLLGASLSFTALPAALGAEAKVYHIAPAPLETALNQFGREAGVLISFGSQVTSGVQSRGLEGNYTAQQGLDALLEGTGLQARAEGDNAFSLQPLADAALELGTSTVVGDWLGDAAQINVFEHPGARDVIRREEFERQGATQARDVLNRIPGVNAPENNGTGSHDMALNFGIRGLNPRLAARSTVLMDGIPVPFAPYGQPQLSFAPISMGNMDAVDVVRGGGAVRYGPQNVGGVVNFVTRAIPDEPTVKGGFQTETSPSSSHDGFKTSANLLAGGTNANGLGGALLYSGTRGGDWREHSDTEIDDLILKGKYQLDDANSFNAMAQYYEGKADMPGGLNVADYDADPYQSTRPKDQFWGRRTMFNVGYRYQEDRREFTANTFFTKTLRSGYLDQGTFLSLSPREYWVRGLETRFAQGFDVGPSSHEVGVGYRYINEAGHELRYRTPISANEYPTTSSRNDRDTRGGTEANAFFVDDRIDIGKWTITPGVRYEMIESQQTNNLTNVKYKGDYNTALPALNVLYHLTDSWNLYANTEGSFGSVQYSQMPNRVSSGEVKPEKARTWELGTRYDNGALRAEIGAFLINFDNQYESNQTNDSVIARGETRHQGIETSVNYALDDLSPALAGFDVYASYAYVDATIREDGPNKGNRVPFSSKHKGTIGVGYTEGPWKLNLDSSFQSDQFADNANTSKESADGSTGKIPGYMLFSSRAGYDFGPQLSDLNVAVGVKNIFNTQYFTRSFDDNNKGKYVGEPRTVYVQTSVAF